The Erwinia sorbitola nucleotide sequence CAGCTTGTCTTTTTTACTCATTTCAGGGTATCGCTATCAATTCGTTGTATTCAGTTAACGGTCATTTCATCCGCTTTATGCCGTCAGTCTACCTTTTCCTTGTCAGCTGCTGAAACAAATCTCAGCTTTTTCATCCCCTCGCGCTGAATTATCTCAAGCTTCGTGGCAAACTAGCGCCCGGGTTTAACAGAACGGCCTGCGGAGGGCACTTTGGACAAAATTTTCGTCGAAGAAGCAGTGAATGAGCTGCACACTATTCAGGATATGTTGCGCTGGTCGGTCAGCCGCTTTTCTGCTGCTGATATCTGGTACGGCCACGGCACCGACAATCCCTGGGACGAAGCCGTTCAGCTGGTGCTTCCTACGCTCTACCTGCCGCTGGATATCCCGGAAGATATGCGCACCGCGCGTCTTACCTCCAGCGAGCGTCACCGCATCGTTGAGCGCGTGATCCGCCGGATTAACGAGCGTATTCCGGTGGCCTATCTCACCAATAAAGCCTGGTTCTGCGGGCATGAATTTTATGTTGATGAACGCGTACTGGTGCCGCGCTCGCCGATTGGTGAGCTGATCAACAACCATTTTGACGGCATCATCAGCCATGAACCTCAGCATATTCTGGATATGTGTACCGGCAGCGGCTGTATCGCTATCGCCTGCGCCTACGCATTCCCGGATGCAGAAGTCGACGCGGTAGATATCTCCACCGACGCGCTGGCAGTGACCGAGCAGAATATTTCCGCACACGGGCTGGATCACCATGTAACGCCAATCCGCGCTGACCTGTTCCGCGAGCTGCCAAAAACACAGTACGACCTGATTGTCACCAACCCGCCGTATGTTGATGCTGATGATATGGACGACCTGCCCAACGAATACCGGCATGAGCCGGAGCTGGGTCTGGCGGCCGGCAATGACGGCCTGAAGCTGGCCCGCCGCATTCTGGCCTGCGCGCCGGACTACCTCAGCGAGCAGGGCGTGCTGATTTGCGAAGTGGGCAACAGCATGGTGCATATGATCGAACAGTATCCGGATGTGCCTTTCACCTGGCTGGAGTTTGATAACGGCGGCGATGGCGTATTTATGCTGACAAAACAGCAGATTATCGACGCACAACATCATTTTAAAATCTATAAAGACTGATTCACCACTTTAGCGAGGAGCCAGCATGGCGGGTAACACCATTGGACAAGTATTTCGGGTCACGACGTTCGGCGAATCGCACGGTATCGCCCTTGGCTGTATCGTTGATGGTGTGCCACCGGGCATCCCGCTGACCGAAGCTGATTTGCAGCACGATCTCGATCGCCGCCGCCCCGGCACTTCACGCTATACCACCCAGCGCCGCGAGCCGGATCAGGTGAAAATTCTCTCCGGCGTGTTTGAAGGTAAAACCACCGGCACCAGCATCGGTTTGCTGATTGAAAATACCGATCAGCGTTCGCAGGATTACGGCGCGATCAAAGATCTCTATCGTCCCGGCCATGCTGATTACACTTACGATCAGAAATACGGCTTCCGCGACTATCGTGGCGGTGGACGCTCGTCGGCGCGTGAAACGGCGATGCGCGTGGCGGCGGGTGCCATTGCGAAAAAATACCTTGAGATGAAACACGGTATTCTGGTGCGCGGTTATCTGGCGCAGATTGGCGATGTGGCCTGCGAGCTGAAAGATTGGGATCAGGTTGAGCAGAATCCGTTCTTCTGCCCGGATCCCGATAAAATTGAAGCGCTGGACGAACTGATGCGTGCCCTGAAAAAAGAGGGCGACTCCATTGGTGCCAAAGTGACGGTGATGGCGGAAAACGTTCCTGCTGGCCTCGGCGAACCGGTTTTTGATCGCCTTGACGCTGACCTTGCACATGCGCTGATGAGTATCAATGCGGTAAAAGGCATTGAGATTGGCGACGGCTTT carries:
- the prmB gene encoding 50S ribosomal protein L3 N(5)-glutamine methyltransferase, with translation MDKIFVEEAVNELHTIQDMLRWSVSRFSAADIWYGHGTDNPWDEAVQLVLPTLYLPLDIPEDMRTARLTSSERHRIVERVIRRINERIPVAYLTNKAWFCGHEFYVDERVLVPRSPIGELINNHFDGIISHEPQHILDMCTGSGCIAIACAYAFPDAEVDAVDISTDALAVTEQNISAHGLDHHVTPIRADLFRELPKTQYDLIVTNPPYVDADDMDDLPNEYRHEPELGLAAGNDGLKLARRILACAPDYLSEQGVLICEVGNSMVHMIEQYPDVPFTWLEFDNGGDGVFMLTKQQIIDAQHHFKIYKD
- the aroC gene encoding chorismate synthase; the encoded protein is MAGNTIGQVFRVTTFGESHGIALGCIVDGVPPGIPLTEADLQHDLDRRRPGTSRYTTQRREPDQVKILSGVFEGKTTGTSIGLLIENTDQRSQDYGAIKDLYRPGHADYTYDQKYGFRDYRGGGRSSARETAMRVAAGAIAKKYLEMKHGILVRGYLAQIGDVACELKDWDQVEQNPFFCPDPDKIEALDELMRALKKEGDSIGAKVTVMAENVPAGLGEPVFDRLDADLAHALMSINAVKGIEIGDGFAVVSQRGSEHRDEIRASGFQSNHAGGILGGISSGQSIIANIAMKPTSSITVPGKTLTRSGEEVEMITKGRHDPCVGIRAVPIAEAMMAIVLMDHLLRHRAQNADVATTYPRW